One window from the genome of Acidobacteriota bacterium encodes:
- the crcB gene encoding fluoride efflux transporter CrcB, with protein MKPVLLVGLGGFAGSVARYAAGGLVHRFLPGALFPWGTFAVNLAGCFAIGVMGGLAEVRGLFGPEARLALFVGLLGGFTTFSSFGFETWEMFRDRQLLAGAGNVALHVGGGLAAVAAGHLLAQRL; from the coding sequence ATGAAACCGGTGCTGCTGGTCGGCCTCGGCGGGTTCGCGGGGAGCGTCGCCCGCTACGCCGCGGGCGGACTCGTCCACAGGTTCCTGCCCGGGGCGCTCTTTCCGTGGGGCACCTTCGCCGTCAACCTCGCGGGTTGCTTCGCGATCGGGGTCATGGGTGGGTTGGCCGAGGTGCGCGGGCTGTTCGGGCCGGAGGCGAGGCTAGCGCTGTTCGTCGGACTCCTCGGGGGGTTCACGACGTTCTCGAGTTTCGGCTTCGAGACGTGGGAGATGTTCCGCGACCGCCAGCTCCTCGCGGGAGCCGGGAACGTCGCGCTCCATGTCGGGGGCGGTCTCGCGGCGGTCGCTGCGGGGCACCTCCTCGCCCAGCGTCTCTGA
- a CDS encoding DUF190 domain-containing protein: MVVLPAEGELLRVFIGESDRHEGQPLYEWIVHRARERGLAGATVLRGLLGFGAHSRLHSAKILRLSADLPIVVEIVDTAEKIEAFLPELDGAVEEGLVTVERVRVRFYRGGANG, translated from the coding sequence ATGGTGGTGCTGCCGGCCGAAGGTGAGCTCCTTCGGGTTTTCATCGGCGAGTCCGACCGGCACGAAGGGCAGCCGCTGTACGAGTGGATCGTCCACCGGGCGCGCGAGCGCGGGCTCGCCGGGGCCACCGTGTTGCGGGGACTCCTCGGCTTCGGCGCGCACAGCCGGCTCCACAGCGCGAAGATCCTCCGCCTCTCCGCCGATCTGCCGATCGTGGTCGAGATCGTCGATACCGCGGAGAAGATCGAGGCGTTCCTCCCGGAGCTCGACGGCGCGGTGGAAGAGGGGCTGGTCACCGTGGAGAGGGTTCGGGTCCGCTTCTACCGCGGCGGTGCGAACGGCTGA